Proteins encoded in a region of the Magallana gigas chromosome 8, xbMagGiga1.1, whole genome shotgun sequence genome:
- the LOC105337269 gene encoding uncharacterized protein — protein sequence MAGMKRKTTNANSNASASHGAESDSDETSVSTTSFLQNQNKEERLRIRTGYRQLMGTLVEQKHDMINPESTSLTEALKTANDLNKDVKMPREGALDSATIPMISNYGRMKVDNLKTDFLKFEPNEYAEKLISFVNQGQPRQSQDIAISNQGWINLGKASRKKFMKLPAFHFMAGSFERGKPVKKVRRAPDSQRLDKENLSDRVTVPKQMKSFNESDKSEATIAEVEKLYDILLKVKKEEAMVHSGIGGRQVNSFLSALNIPPVSNTLLSQREKEMGSAMECVAQASVMENLSEEVKLSKIVKSNAVKELREGDSYGSSVELMIHQDIKEIPSPRVPPKNVGIESASIPVYFDLETTGLGRNSHITQMAAVCGENQWERFVKPKVPMSSKASDVTGITKRGSKVFHRGKSVHSSNLSFALESFVEFISRQGKCAILSGHNIKSYDCHVLFNALEAVGKMDTFQDHVAGFIDTKLLFRSQFPGLPSYSQQALVSSFLHCDYAAHDALQDVVFLRKLVRLVNFDEHYRLKASFSLPCATFSHESLRVRAHNLPSLQGLVNEKIISIYMGRKIAASDLNYAALKLAFSRGEEEGIRQVLSEECGSRPRVTKSSKIIHSIAEHFRKQKHDMINPESTSLTEALKTANDLNKDVVSTCLIGNEKMAGMKRKITNANSNASASHGAESDSDETSVSTTSFLQNQNKEERLRIRTGYRQLMGTLVEQKHDMINPESTSLTEALKTADDLNKDVKMPREGALDSTTILMISNYGRMKVDNLKTDFLKFEPNEYAEKLISFVNQGQPRQSQDIAISNQGWINLGKDSPKKFMKSPAFHFMAGSFERGKPVKKVRRAPDSQRLDKENLSDRVTVPKQMKSFNESDKSEATIAEVEKLYDILLKVKKEEGMPFCYFTFVLHPESFSQTVENIFYTSFLVRDGLANIILDDDKLPLIEAIQNPEQEKVRKNLPHKQAVVSLSPQEWKELVEVFEIAEPKIPTRVRSTLDSSTTKKMRME from the exons ATGGCGGGGATGAAGAGGAAAACTACTAATGCTAACAGTAACGCGAGTGCTTCACATGGAGCGGAATCAGATTCAGATGAGACGAGTGTCTCGACAACCAgctttttacaaaatcaaaacaaagaagaaagACTGCGGATAAGAACAGGATATCGTCAACTGATGGGCACACTTGTTG AACAGAAACATGACATGATCAACCCAGAATCCACAAGTCTTACAGAGGCGTTGAAGACAGCTAATGATCTTAACAAAGATG TCAAAATGCCCAGGGAGGGTGCCCTGGATTCCGCAACCATCCCGATGATATCAAATTATGGCAGGATGAAAGTTGACAACTTGAAGACCGACTTTCTCAAATTTGAACCAAATGAGTATGCAGAAAAATTG ATATCTTTTGTTAACCAGGGACAGCCTCGTCAGTCACAGGACATAGCAATATCAAATCAAGGATGGATTAATCTAGGGAAGGCCTCacgaaaaaaattcatgaaattaccAGCTTTTCATTTCAT GGCTGGATCTTTTGAGAGAGGAAAGCCTGTAAAAAAAGTTCGACGAGCACCAGACTCTCAGAGACTGGACAAAGAGAACCTGAGCGATAGAGTCACTGTGCCTAAACAG ATGAAGTCATTCAATGAATCAGACAAAAGTGAAGCCACTATTGCAgaagttgaaaaattgtatgatatacTGCTGAAGGTCAAAAAAGAAGAAG CAATGGTTCACAGTGGAATTGGTGGAAGGCAAGTTAATAGCTTCTTGTCAGCCCTTAATATCCCACCAGTCAGCAATACCCTCCTTTCCCAAAGAGAGAAGGAGATGGGAAGTGCAATGGAATGTGTTGCCCAAGCCAGTGTTATGGAAAATTTATCAGAAGAAGTGAAATTGTCtaaaat aGTCAAGTCAAATGCAGTGAAAGAACTGAGAGAGGGAGACAGCTATGGCAGTTCTGTTGAGCTCATGATTCATCAGGACATAAAGGAGATTCCTTCCCCGAGAGTTCCACCAAAGAATGTTGGGATAGAGTCAGCTTCAATACCTGTATACTTTGATTTAGAAACCACTGGATTAG GTCGTAATTCCCACATTACCCAGATGGCTGCTGTATGCGGAGAAAATCAGTGGGAGCGTTTTGTCAAGCCAAAAGTTCCCATGTCTTCCAAAGCATCTGATGTGACAGGCATAACGAAGAGAGGCAGTAAGGTGTTCCACAGAGGCAAATCTGTCCATTCCAGCAATCTGTCCTTTGCTTTAGAGTCCTTTGTTGAATTTATTTCTAGACAAGGAAAATGTGCCATCCTTTCTGGGCATAACATCAAGTCTTATGACTGCCATGTCTTATTTAACGCCTTAGAAGCAGTTGGGAAGATGGATACTTTTCAAGATCATGTTGCTGGATTTATTGATACCAAGCTTTTGTTTAGGTCACAATTCCCAGGGTTGCCATCTTATTCCCAACAGGCTCTAGTTTCATCGTTCCTTCACTGTGACTACGCCGCTCATGACGCATTACAAGACGTCGTGTTCCTTCGAAAACTTGTACGGTTAGTTAATTTTGATGAACATTATAGACTGAAAGCGTCTTTCTCTCTGCCATGTGCAACTTTTTCACATGAGAGCTTAAGAGTAAGAGCCCACAACCTACCATCTCTTCAAGGActtgtcaatgaaaaaataatttctatatACATGGGTAGAAAAATTGCCGCCAGTGACTTGAACTATGCAGCTCTAAAGCTAGCATTTAGTAGGGGAGAGGAAGAGGGCATACGACAGGTTTTATCAGAAGAATGTGGAAGCAGACCAAGAGTGACTAAGTCATCAAAAATCATACACTCCATAGCTGAACATTTTAGAA aacaGAAACATGACATGATCAACCCAGAATCCACAAGTCTAACAGAGGCGTTGAAGACAGCTAATGATCTTAACAAAGATG tggtctcgacctgcTTAATCGGAAACGAAAAGATGGCGGGGATGAAGAGGAAAATTACTAATGCTAACAGTAACGCGAGTGCTTCACATGGAGCGGAATCAGATTCAGATGAGACGAGTGTCTCGACAACCAgctttttacaaaatcaaaacaaagaagaaagACTGCGGATAAGAACAGGATATCGTCAACTGATGGGCACACTTGTTG aacaGAAACATGACATGATCAACCCAGAATCCACAAGTCTTACGGAGGCGTTGAAGACAGCTGATGATCTTAACAAAGATG TCAAAATGCCCAGGGAGGGTGCCCTGGATTCCACAACCATCCTGATGATATCAAATTATGGCAGGATGAAAGTTGACAACTTGAAGACCGACTTTCTCAAATTTGAACCAAATGAGTATGCAGAAAAATTG ATATCTTTTGTTAACCAGGGACAGCCTCGTCAGTCACAGGACATAGCAATATCAAATCAAGGATGGATTAATCTAGGGAAGGATTCaccaaaaaaattcatgaaatcaCCAGCTTTTCATTTCAT GGCTGGATCTTTTGAGAGAGGAAAGCCTGTAAAAAAAGTTCGACGAGCACCAGACTCTCAGAGACTGGACAAAGAGAACCTGAGCGATAGAGTCACTGTGCCTAAACAG ATGAAGTCATTCAATGAATCAGACAAAAGTGAAGCCACTATTGCAgaagttgaaaaattgtatgatatacTGCTGAAGGTCAAAAAAGAAGAAG GTATGCCGTTTTGTTACTTTACGTTTGTGTTACATCCAGAGTCTTTCAGTCAGACAGTGGAGAATATTTTCTACACATCCTTTCTTGTTAGA